The window TCGGATGGTCCTTGAAAAACCTTCACATGCTTGTTTCCCGGCTTAAGTGGTCCTggtgtcacgggatgactctttaagccttccgcccgtgcggcacttagacttgaatacctcgatgaacaagctaagtaagccttcgaagcctcgcttccccggatcgaatcacaaagaaagctaagatagcttggagaatactaagatcacttagaagatgggagaaaggaagctttgtattgaaagttaagagaactttacaattgcttacaattcttggatggtttggccaaatggccttacctcctatttataggcctaagtcacctcctcaatggagggttctagaatcccctacttacatccaaaaatatctagcatagttctagatacaacttgcctaatctagattattctaggtgaggcttaaatatgtacacttgtgtggaatgttccggaatgccctaagattatcttgaatgctccgccacgttcttgatttctccgggacgttccagaagcttccatgaagacatggcttcatgggcttagatatatgatgtcttgggcattttctttgtttttaacacatggcccgtgacatcctcccccacttaagccgtcgacgtcctcgtcgactcttgcctctcgaatgtctgaatcaagtccttatattgccataaggacgtctccttctcccatgttgcttcggagtatggtagccccttccatttgacaaagtactccacatgctttggttgTCTTGGTCGCACCACGACCGCTTGGCTTCAATGCTCTCCACTTCTTTGTCAAATGCCTCCGTCATCAAAGGGGGTGCTCGATGAGACTCACCTCGGCTTGGCTCCTCATTGTCTGCATGATAAGGCTTCAAGTTGCTCACATGGAACACCGGGTGAAACTTGAGGCGGGGTGGGAGTTCCACAACATAAGCGGCTTTGCCAACCTTCTTGATGATAGGGAATGGTCCCTCATATTTCCGCAACAAGCCCTTGTGCAAGCCACGAGTACTCTTGTGCTGAGACGCATTGAGCTTCACAAAGACTTGGTCGCCGGTTTGGAACTCCACATTCCTTCGCTTACGATCCgcccatttcttcatcttctttgaagccttctccaagtgagctcgagcaagttcgTGGGCTAATTGCCACTCCTTAGCGGTTTTGAAAGCGGCTGGACTATTCCCCGTGTAGCCAGTCACGACCGTGTTCGGGGTCAAGGGTTGTTGCCCTATAGCCAACTCGAACGGACTTTTCCCCGTCGACTCCGAACGTTGCAAGTTATAAGAGAATTGGGCAACATCAAGTAACTTAGCCCAATCTCGTTGATTGGCACTAACATAGTGCCGCAAATAAGTCTCCAACAATGCGTTAACCCGCTCCGTTTGTCCATCAGTTTGGGGATGAAAAGCTGTGGAGAAGTCTAACTTTGAGCCAAGTAGCTTGAAGAGCTCCTTCCAAAATCTACCCGTGAAGCGAGCATCTCGATCACTGACTATGCTCCTCGGGACACCCCAATACTTCACCACGTGCTTTAGAAACAAGCGTGCAGCTACTTCGGCTGTGCACTCCACAGGTGCGGGTATGAAAGTGGCATACTTGGTGAATCTATCGACCACGACGAAGATAGATCCACATCCATCAGACTTGGGCAAATGTGTGATGAAATCCATGGTTAGACACTCCCATGGTCTTGATGGGGTGGGAAGTGGTTCCAACAGTCCTCCCGGTTGCCTTTGTTCCACTTTGTCTTGTTGGCACACAAGACAAGTCTTCACGTATGAATCTACATCATCCCGCATTTGTGGCCAATAATAAGCATCGCTCACCAAAGCCAACGTGCGGTGAGTGCCAGGATGTCCTGCCCACATTGAGTCATGGCACTCCTTAAGGATTTCTTTCCTTAAGCTTCCCCACTTTGGGACGTAGATCCGCTTGCCCTTGGTGTATAGCAAGCCGTCCTCAAGCCAAAACCTTCTTGTCTTCCCATCCTTGACAAACTCCACAATGTTCTTGGCTTGGACGTCATGTGACAAACCTTCTCGGACACGGTCCAAGAGATGGCTTTGCGGCTTGAGTACCGTAGCCATTAACTCTACTCGTCTACTTAGAGCATCGGCCACCATGTTCTCCTTTCCTTGCTTGTACTCTAGCTTGTAATCAAACTCCGCTAAGAACTCTTGCCACCTTGCTTGCTTAGGTGtgagcttttgttgggtttgaAAGTAGCTAGTGGCAACGTTGTCCGTCTTGATGATGAATGGGGTACCAAGCAAGTAATGCCTCCAAACTCTAAGGCAATGGACGATGGCGGTCATCTCCTTTTCATGGGTCGTGTACCTCTTCTCGGCATTGTTTAGCTTGCGACTTTCATAGGCTATCAGATGTCCCTCTTGCATCAACACTCCTCCTATGGCAAAGTCGGAAGCATCAGTGTGCAACTCGAATGGCTTACTAAGGTCGGCCAACTTTAGTACGGGCTCCTCCATTAGGGCCTTCTTCAACCTCTCAAAGGCCTCTTGACACCGGTCCGTCCATTCCCATGCTTTGTTCTTCTTAAGAAGGTCTGTTAAGGGTGCTGCTATGGCTGAATACCCTTTTATGAATCTTCGATAGTAGTTGGCTAGCCCCAGAAAGGATCGTAGTGTTGGTACCTTGGTCGGCGGTTCCCActcttgaatggccttgatcttgccCTTTTCCATCATAAGTTTCCCCTCCTTTATCTTGTGGCCAAGAAATTCTACTTCGTTTGTGGCAAAGGAGCATTTCTCCTTCTTGACATAGAGTTCATGCTCCCGAAGGGTCTTGAACACTATGCACAAGTGCTTGACATGCTCCTCCAATGTCTTGCTATAGACAAcgatatcatcaatgtaaaccacGACAAACTTATCAAGATAAGGATGGAATACCTTGTTCATCAATGTACAGAATGTTGCGGGGGCATTGGTCAGaccaaatggcatgactttatactcGAACGATCCATATCGGGTCACCATCGCCGTCTTCGATTCCTCTCCAGGGGCTATCCTCACTTGGTAGTATCCCGATCGAAGATCTAACTTTGTGAAGTACCTTGCTTCACCAAGTTGATCGAATAAGTCGGCGATCAACGGAAGTGGGTACTTGTTCttgatggtaatcttgttcaatgctctatAGTCGATGCACAATCTTAGGCTACCTTCTTTCTTGCGTTGGAACAGGACGGGTGCACCATATGGGGACTTGGAGGGTTGGATGTAGCCAGCATCAAGTAGCTCGTTGAGttgcttcctcaattcctccaacTCGGGTGGCGACATCCTATAAGGTGATTTGGAGGGAGGCTTAGCACCAGGCTCCAACTCAATCGCATGGTCGACCTCTCTCCTTGGTGGCAACTTCTTTGGCAGTTCCTTAGGCATCACGTCCGCAAACTCCACAAGGACGTCTTCCACTTGTTTCGGCAAAGACCCGTGCTTCTCCTCCCCTTCATTCAACATTAGGGTTGCAAGAAATGTGGCCCGTGCAAAATATTGTAAAAGGGAATGGGAAAGGCTCGTACCTTGTCCATGAACTCTAACCCAATGACTACGCCATAGTCGTCCATCTTGACTACGGTGAAGTCGATCTTTCCCTTCCATGTGCCAATGTCTACTTGTACATTGCGCGCAACTCCAACAATGGGGGTGGCAGCGGAATTTACTGTCTTCACGCTACCAGGCTCCTTTGTGACTCGGAGGCCAAGCCTTGTGGCTTCCTCCGACGTCATGAAGTTGTGTGTTGCTCCCGTGTCCACCAACACACGCGTCGTCTTGTCACCAGTCTTGACGTCGACGAACAATGATCCTCCTCCAACTTGAGCCTTAGGTTGTGGGAGGGTTGTCTGGATGGCATTCAGTAGATGGATGCATCCCATCGTTGCATCGTTACTCTCATCGGCCTTGTCCTCCTTGAAGGCCATGGCCTTAAGGGCCTTCTTTTGTGGGCAATCTCGCATCATGTGAGGGCCGTCGCATAGGTAACAAGTGGGTTGCCAAGACTTACCCTTGCCTTTGTCATGCTTATCGGCTTTCTTCTCCTTCGGTTTGCTTGTCTCGGCCTTGTCCTTCGGCTTATGTTCTCCCCCACTTCTCTCATGGTTACCCTTCTTCCCCGTGGACTTGGAATCACCTTGgtggcttgatttaaactcaatcAAGGATTCGGCAGCGGTAATGGCATCAGACAATGTTTGCACGTGTCTCCTTTGTAGTTCGAGTTTTGCCCAATTTTGCAGTCCACTCATGAAGTACATGAGCTTGTCTTCCTCTAACATGTTGGGCACCTCGAATAACAAGCTCACGAAGGCGTTGACATAGTCTTTGACGCTCCCCGTTTGCTTGAGCCACCTTAGTTTCTCCTTGGCTTCGTACTTGGCATTTTGGGGATAGAAGTGCAACATAAGATCTTTCTTAAATTCATCCCAAGTGGTGAGAGAGAACGTACCTTGCTCAATCTCCATGCTCCGACGACGCCACCACATAAGGGCATTGTCAGCTAAGAACATGGTTGCCGTTGAGATTTTGGACtcatcatcttcaagcttcaggtacttgaagtatcgctccacgttccacacgaatgtgtcgagctcctttgcttccctcttcccattataggatttgggtttaaaggagtcgattaccttggagtccaacgccttgatttccctcggcccttgcacgaattgcttcacgactgcttctttacaaaacgccacatctcccttaagttcccttgtgtcctttatctcttcttgaagcgccacaaaccttgcctctatgttgtcaagg is drawn from Malus domestica chromosome 14, GDT2T_hap1 and contains these coding sequences:
- the LOC139191539 gene encoding uncharacterized protein, which translates into the protein MFLADNALMWWRRRSMEIEQGTFSLTTWDEFKKDLMLHFYPQNAKYEAKEKLRWLKQTGSVKDYVNAFVSLLFEVPNMLEEDKLMYFMSGLQNWAKLELQRRHVQTLSDAITAAESLIEFKSSHQGDSKSTGKKGNHERSGGEHKPKDKAETSKPKEKKADKHDKGKGKSWQPTCYLCDGPHMMRDCPQKKALKAMAFKEDKADESNDATMGCIHLLNAIQTTLPQPKAQVGGGSLFVDVKTGDKTTRVLVDTGATHNFMTSEEATRLGLRVTKEPGSVKTVNSAATPIVGVARNVQVDIGTWKGKIDFTVVKMDDYGVVIGLEFMDKVRAFPIPFYNILHGPHFLQP